Proteins co-encoded in one Capsicum annuum cultivar UCD-10X-F1 chromosome 9, UCD10Xv1.1, whole genome shotgun sequence genomic window:
- the LOC107841802 gene encoding uncharacterized protein LOC107841802, with the protein MAEFGMTMSRYDVECLQETLCRHEQLIDKLYNELDEESEASASAASEALSMILRLQGEKAAEEMEAEQYKRFVEEKMSHAEESLSILQELINQKQMEIAELDYHARAYRYKLLSMGYDDDDIDVSDIDFDGEMSFRSIGRCRSDPNIPLKYASVKKSEKISPKRGMNDVTTVGTIGLYCEQIEKLEERVKQIAGANCAKLSSLPASKRSSCNNFLEHYKEMYLVDQRQVNKSENEGAASRCGSPPNVLDVFEVPRAIKDEDFVPKDAERKLVEDETAEIHRANRTTFEIAEVLKRQGTREEPRGHEELMWLHDIKEKLKLAPLQLQHENKLHRVGEAASPTTSASETAEIRRVNRTRCEIPEVERQRTRQAPDRREELMLLHVQHENKIRRVGEAAFPTTSASDMAEIRRVNRTGFEIPEVERLRTRKEPDRREELMLLHDIKEQLNLVPLQHENKTPTTSASETTEIRRVNRTIFEILESEKHRTKQETDRHDDLMLLHDIKEQLNLVPLQHENKTPTTSASETAEICRGNRTIFEMPEVEKHRTRQEPDRHKEIMLLHDIKEQQNLVPMQHEKKLHIGEAASPTTSASETADIRRVNRTISETTEAERQRTRQEPNSHDELMLLREIKEQLNSMQSDIKSWKSNKSSPRDL; encoded by the coding sequence ATGGCTGAATTTGGCATGACAATGTCGCGATACGACGTAGAATGTTTACAAGAAACACTTTGTCGTCATGAACAACTTATAGATAAGCTGTACAATGAGTTAGATGAAGAAAGTGAAGCCTCAGCTAGTGCAGCAAGTGAAGCATTGTCGATGATTTTACGTCTACAAGGCGAAAAGGCTGCAGAAGAAATGGAAGCCGAACAGTATAAGAGGTTCGTCGAAGAGAAAATGAGTCATGCAGAAGAATCGTTATCCATTTTACAAGAACTTATTAATCAAAAACAGATGGAGATTGCTGAATTGGATTATCATGCACGAGCTTATCGGTATAAGCTACTGAGTATGGGCTATGAcgatgatgatattgatgtaaGTGATATAGATTTCGATGGAGAAATGAGTTTTCGGTCTATTGGGAGGTGTAGGTCTGATCCGAATATCCCACTGAAATATGCTAGTGTGAAGAAGAGCGAAAAAATCAGTCCAAAACGCGGTATGAATGATGTTACAACGGTTGGTACTATAGGTTTGTACTGTGAGCAGATCGAAAAGTTGGAAGAAAGAGTGAAACAGATTGCTGGTGCTAACTGCGCGAAGTTGTCTAGTTTACCGGCTTCTAAGAGAAGCTCGTGTAACAATTTCTTGGAGCATTATAAAGAAATGTACCTTGTTGATCAGCGTCAAGTGAATAAATCAGAAAACGAAGGTGCTGCTAGTCGTTGTGGTTCTCCTCCGAATGTTCTTGATGTCTTTGAAGTCCCTCGAGCGATTAAAGACGAAGATTTTGTTCCAAAGGATGCTGAAAGAAAACTTGTTGAAGATGAAACAGCAGAGATTCATCGCGCCAATAGGACAACGTTTGAGATAGCTGAAGTACTCAAGAGACAAGGTACGAGGGAAGAACCGCGCGGCCATGAAGAGCTAATGTGGTTACATGACATTAAAGAGAAACTTAAGTTAGCACCTTTGCAGCTGCAGCATGAGAACAAGTTACATAGAGTTGGTGAAGCTGCTTCTCCTACGACGAGTGCTTCAGAAACAGCAGAAATTCGTCGTGTCAATAGGACGAGGTGTGAGATACCGGAAGTTGAGAGACAACGTACGAGGCAAGCACCCGATAGACGTGAAGAGCTAATGTTGCTACATGTGCAGCATGAGAACAAGATACGTAGAGTAGGTGAAGCAGCTTTTCCTACAACTAGTGCTTCAGATATGGCAGAGATTCGTCGTGTCAATAGGACGGGGTTTGAGATACCGGAAGTTGAGAGACTACGTACGAGGAAAGAACCCGATAGACGCGAAGAACTAATGTTGCTACATGACATTAAGGAACAACTAAATTTAGTGCCTTTGCAGCATGAGAACAAGACTCCTACAACAAGTGCTTCAGAAACGACAGAGATTCGTCGTGTCAATAGGACAATCTTTGAGATACTGGAAAGTGAGAAACATCGTACGAAGCAAGAAACCGATAGACACGATGATCTAATGCTGTTACATGACATTAAGGAACAGCTAAATTTAGTACCTTTGCAGCATGAGAACAAGACTCCTACAACTAGTGCTTCAGAAACGGCAGAGATTTGTCGTGGCAATAGGACAATCTTTGAGATGCCGGAAGTTGAGAAACATCGTACGAGGCAAGAACCCGATAGACACAAAGAGATAATGTTGTTACATGACATTAAGGAGCAACAAAATTTAGTACCTATGCAGCATGAGAAAAAATTACACATAGGTGAAGCTGCTTCTCCTACAACTAGTGCTTCAGAAACAGCAGATATACGTCGTGTCAATAGAACGATTTCTGAGACAACTGAAGCTGAGAGACAACGTACTAGACAAGAACCTAATAGCCACGACGAGCTAATGTTGTTACGTGAGATTAAGGAGCAACTAAATTCGATGCAATCTGACATCAAAAGCTGGAAATCTAACAAGTCCTCTCCAAGAGATCTGTAG
- the LOC107841803 gene encoding zeatin O-glucosyltransferase-like → MATNSSDNEVIVAMVPFSDYSHLNNLFDLARFIASHNIPVHLICFADQNKELKLRVQGGLGASNIHFEDLLRPSLTEKDDDGRDGVPPVMLLLRKLTEPIHKICRELSTNAKKLVIIHDLMMSDQIQDVHTLISNVESYIFHTGATFSRYSSFRQSIPDVVDDDDHENLIEQMQNEFPVLEPHQKLWFRLEHELKLQSGEIINSCKEMEGKYLDLLAKAKHKPLWIFGPFHLMLESHDSISLSSSNMTRHESLEFLDKQDVNSVIFISFGSTTTLSQEQINELALGLEQSNHRFIWVLRKGEKAEKLKEEDGKIELPEGFEERVEGRGMVVKWAPQLEILRHPSTGGFMGHCGWNSCIESISMGVPLATWPISYDQPYNAVLLTNLLKIGVSVKSWAHRNELVTASTIEQAVKTLMGTTEGEEMRQRAAEMSKKIKSSVSDGGPARKAMESFISNIIK, encoded by the coding sequence ATGGCTACCAACTCATCAGACAATGAAGTGATTGTGGCCATGGTGCCATTTTCTGACTATAGCCATCTCAATAACCTCTTTGATCTTGCTCGCTTCATCGCGTCTCATAATATACCGGTACACCTCATCTGCTTTGCTGATCAGAACAAAGAGTTGAAACTACGTGTCCAAGGTGGTCTCGGGGCCTCAAACATCCACTTCGAAGACCTCTTGAGACCTTCTCTGACAGAAAAAGATGATGATGGCCGTGATGGTGTACCTCCTGTTATGTTGCTTCTGAGAAAACTCACGGAGCCTATTCATAAAATATGCCGTGAACTTTCCACCAATGCAAAGAAATTAGTCATAATTCATGACCTTATGATGAGCGACCAAATACAGGATGTCCATACATTGATCTCAAATGTGGAGTCTTATATCTTCCACACCGGGGCAACCTTTAGCAGATATTCTTCCTTTCGACAAAGTATTCCTGACGtagttgatgatgatgatcatgagAATCTGATCGAGCAAATGCAGAATGAGTTTCCGGTGTTGGAGCCACATCAGAAATTGTGGTTTAGACTGGAGCATGAGTTGAAGCTCCAGTCCGGAGAAATCATTAACTCGTGTAAAGAAATGGAAGGTAAGTACCTAGATTTACTTGCCAAGGCAAAACACAAGCCGTTATGGATTTTTGGTCCATTTCATTTGATGCTAGAATCACACGACTCTATCTCTCTTTCGTCTAGCAACATGACTCGTCATGAAAGCCTGGAATTTCTCGACAAGCAAGATGTTAACTCGGTAATATTCATCTCATTTGGATCGACCACTACATTATCACAAGAGCAAATCAATGAGCTCGCTCTGGGTTTAGAACAAAGCAACCATAGATTTATTTGGGTActaagaaaaggagaaaaagcgGAGAAACTTAAAGAGGAAGACGGAAAGATTGAATTACCGGAAGGGTTTGAAGAGAGAGTGGAAGGAAGAGGAATGGTTGTAAAGTGGGCACCACAGCTGGAAATCTTGAGGCATCCATCTACGGGTGGCTTTATGGGTCACTGTGGGTGGAATTCTTGTATCGAGAGCATTAGTATGGGAGTGCCTCTAGCAACTTGGCCAATCAGTTACGATCAGCCATATAACGCTGTACTTTTAACCAATTTGCTCAAGATTGGGGTATCTGTCAAGAGTTGGGCTCACCGGAATGAATTGGTAACAGCATCAACCATTGAGCAAGCTGTGAAGACATTGATGGGCACGACGGAAGGGGAAGAGATGAGGCAAAGGGCAGCGGAAATGAGCAAAAAGATCAAGAGCTCTGTTAGCGATGGAGGACCTGCACGCAAGGCAATGgaatctttcatttcaaatattATCAAATAA
- the LOC107840878 gene encoding zeatin O-glucosyltransferase, translated as MATTNSSDNEVIVAIVPFPDYSHVNQLFILARFIASRNIPVHFLSLADQNQDLKLQVQGCLGASNIHFEDLMRPSPTEKDDAGCDPILMFLKKLREPIHKTCAQLSTKAKRLILIHEFLMTEQIWNVHTFPNVKSYIFHAGSAFNRYYYLQQSIPDIVDDDHEKLVEQMHDEFQLLEPCVKLMVRVEHELTFHSGEIINSCKEVEGKYINLLANAKDKPLWAFGPFRMLLESHESNSSLSSNMIRNECLEFLDKQDVNSVIFISFGSTTTLSQEQMNELALGLEQSNHRFIWVLRKGEVMGNLTDKVGKIELPEGFEERVVGKGMVVNWAPQLEILRHSSTGGFLSHCGWNSCIESISMGVPLATWPVSYDQPSNAIYITNVLKIGISVRSWAHREELVTATTIEKAVKTLMGTTEGEEMRQWAVELSKKIKSAVSHGGPALMEMESFISNIIK; from the coding sequence ATGGCTACTACCAACTCATCAGACAATGAAGTGATTGTGGCCATAGTGCCATTTCCTGATTACAGTCATGTGAATCAGCTCTTCATTCTTGCTCGCTTCATCGCTTCCCGTAATATACCAGTACACTTCCTCTCCCTTGCTGATCAGAACCAAGATTTGAAACTCCAGGTCCAAGGTTGTCTCGGGGCCTCAAACATCCATTTCGAAGACCTCATGAGACCTTCTCCGACGGAGAAAGATGATGCAGGCTGTGATCCGATTCTAATGTTCCTGAAAAAACTCAGGGAGCCCATTCATAAAACATGTGCTCAACTCTCAACCAAAGCAAAGAGATTAATCCTAATTCATGAATTTCTAATGACCGAACAGATTTGGAATGTCCATACATTCCCGAATGTCAAGTCTTATATCTTCCACGCTGGGTCGGCTTTTAACAGATATTATTACCTCCAACAAAGTATTCCTGATATAGTTGATGATGATCATGAGAAACTGGTCGAGCAAATGCACGATGAGTTTCAGTTGTTGGAGCCGTGTGTGAAACTGATGGTTAGAGTGGAGCATGAGTTGACGTTCCACTCAGGAGAAATCATAAACTCGTGTAAAGAAGTGGAAGGTAAATACATAAATTTACTAGCCAATGCAAAAGACAAGCCGTTATGGGCTTTTGGTCCATTTCGTATGTTGCTAGAATCGCATGAATCTAACTCTTCTTTGTCTAGCAACATGATTCGTAATGAATGCCTTGAATTTCTCGACAAGCAAGATGTTAACTCAGTAATATTCATCTCGTTTGGATCGACCACTACATTATCACAAGAGCAGATGAATGAGCTGGCTCTGGGTTTAGAACAAAGCAACCATAGATTTATTTGGGTACTAAGAAAAGGAGAAGTTATGGGAAATCTTACAGACAAAGTCGGAAAGATTGAGTTACCAGAAGGGTTTGAGGAGAGAGTGGTAGGAAAAGGAATGGTGGTAAATTGGGCACCACAGTTGGAAATCTTGAGGCATTCATCTACTGGTGGTTTTTTGAGTCATTGTGGGTGGAATTCATGTATCGAGAGCATCAGCATGGGAGTGCCTCTAGCAACTTGGCCAGTCAGTTACGATCAGCCATCTAACGCTATATATATAACGAATGTGCTGAAGATTGGAATATCTGTCAGGAGTTGGGCTCACCGTGAGGAATTGGTAACAGCAACAACCATTGAGAAAGCTGTGAAGACGTTGATGGGCACGACAGAAGGGGAAGAGATGCGGCAATGGGCAGTGGAGTTGAGCAAAAAGATCAAGAGCGCTGTTAGCCATGGAGGACCTGCACTCATGGAAATGgaatctttcatttcaaatattATCAAATAA
- the LOC107840875 gene encoding zeatin O-glucosyltransferase-like, giving the protein MRVLHVVYFNVIYLLIIKKYETNTSFHSNHQTHFSHLVPMATTNSSDNEVIVAIVPLPDYSHVNQFFVLARFIASHNIPVYYLSVADINQDLKLRFHGGLGASNIHFEDLLVKDDDPAGRDPVLMSLEKLREPVLKTCFELTTNAKRLVVIHDNIMTQHIWEVHTFPNVKGYIFHCGSAFNRYHFVQQGIPDIVDDDHVKLVEQMHDELLFLDPHGKLLVRTEHEMEFHSGEVINSCKEVEGKYIDLLAKGKRKPSLAFGPFHMLVESHDSISSSSSNMTRHECLEFLDKQDTSSVIFVSFGSTTTLSQEQVNELALGLEQSNHRFIWVLRKGSDDKEKLREKDENIDQLPEGFEKRVEGRGMVVNWAPQLEILSHPSTGGFLSHCGWNSCLESISMGVPLATWPISFEQPSNAVLLTNVLKIGISVKSWAHREELVTASTIEKAVKTLMGTEEGEEMRQRAMELSKRIKSSVSDGGPARKEMESFISNIIK; this is encoded by the coding sequence atgcGTGTATTGCATGTTgtatattttaatgttatttacTTGTTGATAATAAAGAAGTATGAAACAAATACTTCATTCCACAGTAATCACCAAACTCATTTTTCTCATCTTGTTCCAATGGCTACTACCAACTCATCAGACAATGAAGTGATTGTGGCCATAGTGCCATTGCCGGATTACAGCCATGTGAATCAGTTCTTTGTTCTTGCTCGCTTCATCGCGTCCCATAATATACCAGTATACTATCTCTCCGTTGCTGATATAAACCAAGATTTGAAACTCCGCTTCCATGGTGGTCTCGGAGCCTCAAACATCCATTTCGAGGACCTCTTAGTAAAAGATGATGATCCAGCTGGCCGCGATCCGGTTCTTATGTCTCTGGAAAAACTCAGGGAGCCCGTTCTTAAAACATGCTTTGAACTCACCACCAATGCAAAGAGGTTAGTCGTAATTCATGACAATATAATGACCCAACATATATGGGAAGTACATACATTCCCGAATGTCAAGGGTTATATCTTCCATTGCGGGTCGGCTTTTAACAGATATCACTTTGTCCAACAAGGTATTCCTGATATAGTTGACGATGATCATGTCAAACTGGTCGAGCAAATGCACGATGAGCTTCTATTTCTAGATCCGCATGGGAAATTGTTGGTTAGAACGGAACATGAGATGGAGTTCCACTCGGGAGAAGTCATAAACTCGTGTAAAGAAGTGGAAGGTAAGTACATAGATTTACTTGCCAAAGGAAAACGCAAGCCGTCTTTGGCTTTTGGTCCATTTCATATGTTGGTAGAATCACACGACTCTATCTCTTCTTCGTCTAGCAACATGACTCGTCATGAATGCCTGGAGTTTCTTGACAAGCAAGATACTAGCTCAGTCATATTCGTCTCGTTTGGATCGACCACTACATTATCACAAGAGCAAGTCAATGAGCTCGCTCTGGGTTTAGAACAAAGCAACCATAGATTTATTTGGGTACTAAGAAAAGGATCTGACGATAAGGAGAAACTTAGAGAGAAAGACGAAAATATTGATCAACTACCAGAAGGGTTTGAAAAGAGAGTAGAAGGGAGAGGAATGGTGGTAAATTGGGCACCACAGTTAGAAATCTTGAGTCATCCATCTACCGGTGGTTTTTTGAGTCACTGTGGGTGGAATTCTTGTCTAGAGAGCATTAGCATGGGAGTGCCTCTAGCAACTTGGCCAATCAGTTTCGAGCAGCCATCTAACGCTGTACTTCTAACAAATGTGCTGAAGATTGGAATATCTGTCAAGAGTTGGGCTCACCGTGAGGAATTGGTAACAGCATCAACCATTGAGAAAGCTGTGAAGACGTTGATGGGCACGGAAGAAGGGGAAGAGATGCGGCAAAGGGCAATGGAATTGAGCAAAAGGATCAAGAGCTCTGTCAGCGACGGAGGACCTGCACGCAAGGAAATGgaatctttcatttcaaatattatcaaataa